One Nematostella vectensis chromosome 10, jaNemVect1.1, whole genome shotgun sequence genomic window carries:
- the LOC5502584 gene encoding glutaredoxin-C8: protein MAAKTALHFVRSVTRSNNIVVFSKTACSFSIMAKKLLRDVGVSEMVVYELEQREDGHFIQDALKELTGRGTVPNVFVKGQSIGGGMETAELYQSGKLKQLLQDHGLLDENQ, encoded by the exons atggcggcgaagACGGCGTTACACTTTGTTCGTTCTGTAACGCGAAGTAATAACATCGTAGTGTTCTCTAAGACTGCTTGTTCATTTTCAATTATGGCTAAGAAGTTACTAAGGGATGTTGGAGTATCAGAGATGGTAGTTTATGAACTTGAGCAACGGGAAGACGGGCATTTTATACAG GATGCCTTAAAAGAGTTAACAGGAAGAGGAACGGTGCCCAATGTCTTCGTCAAAGGGCAAAGCATTGGCGGAGGGATGGAAACAGCTGAATTATATCAATCTGGCAAATTAAAACAGTTACTACAAGATCATGGGTTGCTTGATGAAAATCAGTAA